The following nucleotide sequence is from Coffea eugenioides isolate CCC68of chromosome 10, Ceug_1.0, whole genome shotgun sequence.
CAGCTGAAATGGCTTCTCGAGAAAATTGGCTTCCAGACCAGTATTGATGACCTTCAAGTCTTGATGGGCAGCGGGAAATGCCTTGATTCTATtgattttttcttcttctatgATATTGTCATCGAGAAGCAAAAGAAGGGAGGTGATGAAGCCAGTGATGACTTGAACGATGGTGGTGATCTAGTCAAGGCTTTCAAGGTATTTGATTTGAATGATGATGGATTCATCTCATGTGAAGAACTTCAAAGTGTACTATCAAGATTAGGATTATGGGATGAGC
It contains:
- the LOC113750055 gene encoding probable calcium-binding protein CML44; amino-acid sequence: MSCLSANDLQRIFQKLDKNGAGLISIDQLKWLLEKIGFQTSIDDLQVLMGSGKCLDSIDFFFFYDIVIEKQKKGGDEASDDLNDGGDLVKAFKVFDLNDDGFISCEELQSVLSRLGLWDEQNCQDCKRMISMYDMNSDGLLDFEEFKFMMLSDFS